One genomic window of bacterium includes the following:
- the tatA gene encoding twin-arginine translocase TatA/TatE family subunit, which translates to MFGIGMPELILILIIAMVIFGPKKLPELGQAIGRGIKEFRKATQELKEGVNLKDIEITKPLEDLKRIESRE; encoded by the coding sequence ATGTTTGGAATAGGGATGCCAGAATTGATACTTATTCTCATCATAGCAATGGTTATCTTTGGCCCTAAGAAATTACCTGAATTAGGACAGGCAATAGGTCGAGGAATAAAAGAGTTCAGGAAAGCAACTCAGGAATTAAAAGAAGGTGTGAATTTGAAAGATATAGAAATCACAAAGCCGTTAGAAGACTTGAAGAGAATAGAGAGTAGGGAGTAG
- the tatA gene encoding twin-arginine translocase TatA/TatE family subunit — translation MFGLGMPELLVILLIVVIIFGVNKLPQLGKSLGEGIKGFKQSVSSNSDEEKEKQKTANT, via the coding sequence ATGTTTGGACTTGGTATGCCGGAATTATTAGTTATCTTACTAATTGTGGTCATTATTTTTGGGGTGAATAAATTACCACAACTTGGTAAATCCTTAGGAGAAGGGATTAAAGGATTTAAACAATCAGTATCATCTAATAGTGATGAGGAAAAGGAAAAACAAAAGACTGCTAATACATAG